From the genome of Candidatus Promineifilum breve, one region includes:
- a CDS encoding VOC family protein, with translation MHHNFKPDGYNSVSVYIMADDPPAVIDFLTAAFDAQPLRQSQRSDGSLAHGELRLDDTIVMISGANPDAPAFPTWLHVYVPDVAETYRRALAAGGRSIMAPVVQAGDSDKRGAVADPAGNTWWISTQQ, from the coding sequence ATGCACCACAACTTCAAACCCGACGGCTACAACAGCGTCTCGGTCTACATCATGGCCGACGACCCGCCCGCGGTCATCGACTTCCTGACGGCCGCCTTCGACGCCCAGCCGCTGCGCCAATCCCAGCGCTCCGACGGCAGCCTGGCCCACGGCGAACTGCGCCTCGACGACACGATCGTCATGATCTCCGGCGCGAATCCTGACGCCCCGGCCTTCCCGACCTGGCTCCACGTCTACGTGCCCGATGTCGCTGAGACCTACCGCCGCGCCCTGGCCGCCGGCGGCCGTTCCATTATGGCGCCGGTGGTGCAGGCCGGTGACAGCGACAAACGCGGCGCGGTGGCCGACCCGGCCGGCAATACGTGGTGGATATCAACCCAACAATGA